The window ATAGACTTCTTTATGTCCAAGGTAAGTACCAACACCGCCGCAAATAATATAAAAAAGCATCATTCCAATGGGAGCTCCCATTTCTCTTGAAATGAACTTAAGAGAAATCCAGAACAAAATAGTGGGAAGCGCGATAAAAGGATTTAACCCAAGCATTGCACCAATACTTGTAGCTCCACCTCTTCCTCCCCAAAATTTTAAAAAAATTGGCCACATCTGCCCACAAACTGCAAGAATTCCAGAAATTGCCTGAAACAAAGGAGAAAGGCCTAAATAATAAGCACCACTTACAGCTATTAACCCTTTTAAAATATCAAAACCACCCGATAAAAGACCGGGGGCTATTCCAATATTGTGCATTACA is drawn from Candidatus Paceibacterota bacterium and contains these coding sequences:
- a CDS encoding glycerol-3-phosphate acyltransferase → MLLAILWLLFSYLFASIPNGYLVVKWFTGQDIRKIGRKKISGSNVMHNIGIAPGLLSGGFDILKGLIAVSGAYYLGLSPLFQAISGILAVCGQMWPIFLKFWGGRGGATSIGAMLGLNPFIALPTILFWISLKFISREMGAPIGMMLFYIICGGVGTYLGHKEVYIFSFVTLFLIFLQRILGEPGSFSKIKNNKKIILYRLFLDRDTKERIKSEKKTW